The Curtobacterium poinsettiae DNA segment CCGTTCCAGGACTCGTCGGACCGCCCGAGCAGCCAGGCCGCTGCGGCACCGAGCACTGCGAGGACGGCCAAGAGGTATACGCCCCACCGCGACCGCACGGCCGCGGCGAGCGCCATCAGGGCGAGCGGGACGACGACGAGGATCCCGGCGTTCCAGAACGGCCCGAACGTGCGCAAGTCACCGGGGGTCTGCAGTGGGCGCGCGTCCCAGGGTCCCCACACCACGAAGACGCCGTATACGAGGGCGAACCCGAGGGCCGACCCCGCCCCGATCGACGCGGCAATCCCCCGGACCGCGGAGGGCACGACGGAGTCCGCCCAGGCGCGGAGGCCGTGCAGGCGGAGACCGACCACCTCGCCCCTCGCCGGTCGGGTGCGTCCGTGGGCGTCCGCGACGTCGAGCAGTGTCCCGAGCATCGCGACACCGTGCTCTCGTCGCCACCTCGGCGGGTACCACCGGATCGCAGCGCGGTACTCCTCCTCCAGCCTCGTGGTCGTCACGACGCTCCCCCCATCTGGATCGTCCCCGGTCGCCACGTCGACAGTCGCGCTCGCGCCACGGTGGCGTTCGCCTCCAGGCGCCGCACCTCAGCGGCGAGCGCCCGAGCGCCGTCCTCGGTCAGCTCGAAGTAGCGGCGCAGGCGCCCGTCCACGACCTCCTCGCCCGCCGTGCGGACGAGCTCCTGGTCGAGCAAGCGGTCGAG contains these protein-coding regions:
- a CDS encoding PadR family transcriptional regulator, translated to MSTTEMREPTMLVLTALVGGRKHGYALIGEASELSGGRVQLKVGTLYAVLDRLLDQELVRTAGEEVVDGRLRRYFELTEDGARALAAEVRRLEANATVARARLSTWRPGTIQMGGAS